A single window of Rubripirellula lacrimiformis DNA harbors:
- a CDS encoding sulfatase family protein gives MRIAAMACLITMTITAWAESPPNIVFVIADDCTFRDLGCYGGQAHTPFIDQLATEGVRFTRCFQAAPMCSPTRHNIYTGQYPVKSGAYPNHTHVDPGTPSVVQYLKPLGYRVAHSGKSHVSPASVFSWDELPGNKNPDFDKVDDFVRQCKQDESPFCLLLCSNEPHTPWDKGDPSRYPVDQIQLPPYFVDTPETRQGMARYLAEITYFDTQVGQTIELLDRHDLSENTLLVVVSEQGSSMPFAKWTCYDNGLQSGCIVRWPGRVEPGSTNPAMIEYVDFLPTFIEAAGGHPAPILDGQSLLSVFAGKQEHKQFVFGEMTTRGINDGSDHFGIRSVRSETHKYIWNFSPEIEFRNACTTSPEFRSWVAKAKTGDADAIAKVQRYQHRPEIELYDVVADPLELTNLADHSGYDEIKAELRQQLDQWMKHCGDQGMQTEMDALQRMPRRKAAPKPRKRKAQNP, from the coding sequence ATGCGCATCGCAGCCATGGCCTGCTTGATCACGATGACAATCACCGCCTGGGCAGAATCGCCACCCAATATCGTATTTGTGATTGCTGACGACTGCACCTTCCGTGATCTCGGTTGTTACGGCGGACAGGCTCACACCCCGTTCATCGATCAGTTGGCGACCGAAGGCGTGCGGTTCACCCGATGCTTCCAAGCGGCGCCGATGTGTTCGCCGACTCGACACAACATTTACACCGGCCAATACCCGGTCAAGTCCGGCGCCTACCCCAACCACACCCACGTCGACCCGGGCACGCCCAGCGTGGTCCAGTACCTAAAACCACTGGGATACCGCGTCGCCCACAGTGGCAAGAGCCATGTGTCGCCCGCGTCGGTGTTTTCCTGGGACGAACTGCCGGGCAACAAGAATCCGGACTTTGACAAGGTCGACGACTTTGTTCGGCAATGCAAACAGGACGAGTCACCATTCTGCTTATTGCTGTGTTCCAATGAACCGCACACGCCGTGGGACAAGGGCGACCCTTCGCGCTACCCCGTCGACCAGATCCAACTGCCGCCGTATTTCGTGGATACACCCGAGACACGGCAAGGGATGGCACGCTATTTGGCTGAAATCACGTACTTCGACACCCAAGTCGGTCAAACGATCGAATTGCTGGACCGACATGACTTGAGCGAAAACACGCTGTTGGTGGTCGTCAGCGAACAGGGAAGTTCAATGCCTTTCGCCAAATGGACCTGCTACGACAACGGGCTGCAATCCGGATGCATCGTGCGATGGCCAGGCCGAGTGGAACCTGGTTCTACCAACCCCGCGATGATCGAATACGTCGATTTCCTACCGACCTTTATCGAAGCTGCCGGTGGCCACCCCGCCCCCATCTTGGACGGCCAAAGCCTGCTGAGCGTCTTCGCAGGCAAACAGGAACACAAACAATTCGTCTTTGGGGAAATGACGACTCGCGGCATCAACGATGGCTCCGATCACTTCGGCATCCGGTCCGTGCGCTCGGAAACCCACAAATACATCTGGAACTTCTCGCCGGAAATCGAATTCCGAAACGCATGCACTACCTCTCCCGAATTCCGCAGCTGGGTCGCCAAAGCAAAGACCGGTGACGCGGACGCAATCGCGAAGGTCCAACGTTACCAGCATCGCCCCGAAATCGAACTGTACGATGTGGTCGCCGATCCGCTGGAACTGACGAACCTGGCTGACCACAGCGGCTATGACGAAATCAAAGCCGAACTACGGCAACAACTGGATCAATGGATGAAGCACTGCGGCGACCAAGGAATGCAGACCGAAATGGACGCGCTGCAGCGGATGCCTCGTCGTAAAGCAGCGCCCAAACCGCGAAAGCGAAAAGCCCAGAATCCGTGA
- a CDS encoding glycosyltransferase, which yields MKPELISVVLSTYNQPAWLEKVLWGYSVQQHREFEIVIADDGSETETAELVHQMRDQTGMTIKHVWHADDGFQKSTILNRALQSVAGDYVLFSDGDCIPRRDFVGQHFTACRPGRFLSGGYYKLPMPLSQQITPDDIRSGDAFSLNWLRQNGLPPSHRWLRLVAGKGSSVLNRVTTTRATWNGNNSSGWTADVIAAGGYDQRMRYGGQDRELGERLENAGIRGKHVRFQTVVLHLDHSRGYANQEDLDRNRQIRRETVSSGRVRTEYGLPEAA from the coding sequence ATGAAGCCAGAATTGATCAGCGTCGTGTTGTCGACCTACAACCAACCGGCTTGGCTAGAGAAGGTCCTATGGGGCTATTCTGTCCAACAGCATCGAGAATTCGAGATTGTGATCGCCGACGACGGATCGGAAACCGAAACCGCCGAACTGGTCCACCAAATGCGTGACCAGACCGGTATGACGATCAAGCACGTCTGGCATGCGGACGACGGGTTCCAAAAGAGCACGATTCTGAATCGAGCTCTGCAGTCGGTTGCCGGCGATTACGTCCTGTTTTCGGACGGCGATTGCATCCCGCGTCGGGATTTCGTGGGGCAACACTTTACGGCCTGTCGCCCCGGACGATTCCTGTCCGGTGGATATTACAAGTTGCCGATGCCGTTGAGCCAACAAATTACACCGGACGATATTCGCAGCGGCGACGCTTTCTCGTTGAACTGGCTACGCCAAAACGGATTGCCGCCGTCGCACCGCTGGCTGCGATTGGTAGCAGGCAAGGGCAGCAGTGTGCTGAACCGTGTCACCACAACGCGTGCGACCTGGAACGGGAACAACTCGTCGGGCTGGACCGCCGACGTGATCGCCGCGGGCGGGTATGACCAACGAATGCGATACGGTGGCCAGGATCGTGAACTGGGCGAACGGCTTGAAAACGCAGGCATCCGAGGGAAACACGTGCGGTTCCAAACCGTCGTTCTGCACTTGGACCACAGTCGGGGCTATGCCAACCAAGAGGACCTCGATCGCAATCGCCAAATCCGACGGGAAACCGTCAGCAGCGGTCGCGTCCGCACGGAGTACGGATTGCCAGAAGCTGCCTAG
- a CDS encoding aldo/keto reductase: MTHCPPADQDTAAAHSEITTITAPTTTLITGRKIPKVGLGLWKIEKEVTAEIVHEAIRCGYRHFDSACDYGNEIETGLGLSAAINAGDVTRDELWITSKLWNTYHRPEHVQTALLKTLSDLQLDYLDLYLIHFPIAQAFVPIETRYPPGWIMNPDADDPKIETEAVPIIDTWQAMEELVREGLIKDIGVCNFGVSLLRDLKNQATIPPAMLQVEMHPYLTQQKLLRYCLESDIAVTAFSPLGAQSYFQLNRAETQESLLTHPAIVQIATDVKRTPAQVCLRFGVQRGTNVVPKTSNPERLKENLALFDFELSADQMATIAGLDQHRRFNDPGDFCESAFHTFFPIYE, translated from the coding sequence GTGACACATTGTCCGCCGGCCGACCAGGACACCGCTGCCGCCCACTCGGAGATCACGACCATCACCGCACCAACAACGACACTGATCACAGGCCGCAAGATCCCCAAAGTGGGACTGGGGCTTTGGAAGATCGAGAAAGAAGTTACCGCTGAAATCGTGCACGAAGCGATCCGATGTGGATATCGCCATTTCGATAGTGCGTGTGACTACGGCAACGAGATCGAAACCGGCCTTGGACTGTCCGCCGCGATCAACGCCGGCGACGTCACCCGCGACGAACTGTGGATCACCAGCAAACTCTGGAACACGTACCATCGCCCAGAACACGTTCAAACGGCTCTGCTGAAAACGTTGTCGGATCTGCAATTGGATTACCTGGATCTATACCTGATCCACTTCCCAATCGCGCAGGCATTCGTGCCGATCGAAACCCGCTATCCACCGGGCTGGATCATGAATCCAGACGCCGATGATCCCAAGATCGAAACCGAAGCGGTCCCGATCATCGACACTTGGCAAGCGATGGAAGAACTGGTGCGGGAGGGACTGATCAAAGATATCGGCGTTTGCAATTTCGGCGTATCGTTGCTTCGCGATCTGAAGAACCAAGCGACGATCCCGCCGGCGATGCTGCAGGTCGAAATGCACCCGTACCTGACTCAACAGAAACTGCTGCGATATTGCCTAGAAAGCGACATCGCGGTGACGGCATTCTCGCCGCTGGGTGCCCAGTCGTATTTCCAATTGAACAGGGCCGAGACCCAGGAATCGTTGTTGACTCACCCGGCGATCGTTCAGATCGCCACCGACGTCAAGCGAACACCGGCCCAGGTCTGCCTGCGTTTCGGCGTCCAACGGGGCACCAACGTGGTGCCCAAGACGTCGAATCCGGAGCGTCTAAAAGAAAACCTGGCCCTGTTCGATTTCGAACTTTCTGCTGATCAGATGGCCACGATCGCCGGGCTGGACCAACATCGTCGGTTCAATGATCCAGGCGATTTTTGCGAATCGGCGTTCCACACGTTCTTTCCGATCTATGAGTGA
- a CDS encoding TIGR03009 domain-containing protein yields the protein MMRRTLATGVAILLSASTISAQQPRQAPSYARQPQQAASEANQPPAARVAAQPRPSANAAQTAAQANQVAPAQPFPALSEQENAQLQRVLLAWQQQSQGTKTLECKFTRWHFDVFAAPNGLHATRADGVVKYAAPDRGLFRVDQLVFYAGKDGDKPYYKPQTGQYGEHWVCNGTQLIEFDRSKEECRIQDLPPEMQGKNIISSPLPFVFNLDAAQIQDRYWVRQVDAGVPGIVFIEAWPKRQEDRAQYKLVQIALEETTFLPQALKMYAPNYDFKTAPKWDQYEFTDVKRNSIGAGFQNFLGNFVPEKPPASWKIMRDKFVAPAEPPMQQAANPSSTR from the coding sequence ATGATGCGACGAACTCTTGCCACCGGCGTGGCGATTCTCCTTTCGGCTTCAACGATCTCGGCCCAACAGCCGCGACAAGCGCCCAGCTATGCGCGGCAGCCGCAGCAAGCGGCTAGCGAAGCCAATCAGCCCCCGGCCGCCCGCGTTGCTGCACAGCCTCGCCCCAGCGCCAATGCCGCCCAAACGGCAGCACAAGCAAATCAGGTTGCACCTGCACAGCCTTTCCCCGCATTGTCGGAACAGGAAAACGCCCAGCTGCAACGCGTCCTACTGGCGTGGCAACAACAGAGCCAAGGCACCAAGACGCTGGAGTGCAAATTCACTCGTTGGCACTTTGACGTGTTCGCTGCTCCCAATGGCCTGCATGCCACCCGCGCCGATGGCGTGGTCAAGTACGCAGCCCCCGACCGGGGACTGTTTCGCGTCGACCAACTGGTTTTTTATGCCGGGAAAGATGGCGACAAACCCTATTACAAACCACAAACCGGCCAGTACGGCGAACACTGGGTGTGCAACGGAACGCAGCTGATCGAATTCGATCGCAGCAAAGAAGAGTGCCGCATCCAAGACCTGCCTCCTGAAATGCAGGGCAAGAACATTATCAGCAGCCCGCTGCCGTTCGTGTTCAACCTGGATGCCGCTCAGATCCAAGATCGCTACTGGGTTCGGCAAGTGGACGCCGGAGTCCCCGGTATCGTCTTCATCGAAGCGTGGCCCAAACGCCAAGAAGACCGGGCTCAGTACAAGCTGGTCCAAATCGCGCTCGAGGAAACGACCTTCTTGCCGCAAGCGTTGAAGATGTACGCCCCCAACTACGATTTCAAAACGGCCCCCAAGTGGGATCAGTACGAATTCACCGACGTCAAACGGAACAGCATCGGTGCTGGATTCCAAAACTTCCTGGGCAATTTCGTCCCCGAAAAGCCGCCCGCAAGCTGGAAGATCATGCGAGACAAGTTCGTTGCTCCCGCCGAACCACCGATGCAACAGGCTGCGAATCCTAGCTCGACTCGCTAA
- a CDS encoding acyltransferase family protein has product MDHDLSIQAKQTFSIVTLLATVLVVGIHYKSDVPDLPDATLATWNQLGQEFLFGGVARVAVPVFAFAAGLFYFRSDDGTFGCYCKKLSDRVRTVAIPFFIVGSVAMTFWLLVRRSEGKPIDLTMAEFLSTWWLRPPAEQLWFLRDLMVLVVIAPVIRWLGSRTAVAVVALALIGGSWLLDFQWFPPVAGWRILQMETLLFFMLGCMSLSRRSWIEMAGRASLSVIALGWLIWSALVAIRIYLRADFDIWYADDHGIADLLLHQSSILVGTVVLYMTAWRMRHRWLLYLASGSFFVYLVHEFPLRAIAHRLTDRFMDPDYSCWLLTPVVLVGCYATAMLLGRFCPAAMAMLTGGRIPRPAPSNVAPSNVAVSNSPSRRAEGVK; this is encoded by the coding sequence GTGGATCACGATCTTTCGATCCAAGCCAAACAGACCTTTTCGATTGTCACCCTGCTGGCAACAGTGTTGGTGGTTGGGATCCACTACAAGTCGGACGTCCCTGATCTGCCCGACGCAACGCTGGCGACTTGGAATCAACTGGGCCAAGAATTTTTGTTCGGCGGCGTCGCACGCGTCGCGGTTCCCGTTTTCGCTTTCGCCGCCGGCTTGTTCTATTTTCGCAGCGACGACGGAACATTTGGATGCTACTGCAAAAAATTGTCGGACCGCGTTCGTACGGTTGCGATTCCATTTTTTATCGTCGGTTCGGTCGCGATGACCTTCTGGTTGCTGGTCCGGCGATCCGAGGGAAAGCCCATCGATTTGACGATGGCCGAATTTTTGTCGACATGGTGGCTGCGACCACCGGCTGAACAGTTGTGGTTCCTTCGCGACTTGATGGTGTTGGTCGTGATCGCTCCGGTGATTCGGTGGCTCGGTAGCCGCACGGCCGTGGCAGTCGTGGCGTTAGCGTTGATCGGCGGATCGTGGTTGCTGGATTTCCAGTGGTTCCCGCCCGTGGCCGGATGGCGGATTTTGCAGATGGAAACGCTATTGTTTTTCATGCTCGGATGCATGTCGTTGTCACGCAGGTCGTGGATCGAGATGGCTGGCCGTGCATCGTTGTCCGTCATCGCCTTGGGATGGCTGATTTGGTCAGCGTTGGTCGCGATCCGAATCTATCTGCGAGCCGATTTTGATATTTGGTATGCCGACGATCACGGCATCGCGGACTTGTTGCTGCACCAGTCATCGATCCTGGTCGGAACGGTGGTCTTGTACATGACTGCATGGCGGATGCGGCATCGTTGGCTGCTGTATTTGGCTAGCGGTTCGTTCTTTGTTTACCTGGTTCACGAATTTCCGCTGCGTGCGATCGCGCACCGACTGACAGACCGATTCATGGATCCGGACTACTCGTGTTGGTTGTTGACGCCGGTGGTGTTGGTCGGGTGCTACGCCACGGCGATGTTGCTGGGCCGATTCTGCCCCGCGGCGATGGCGATGTTGACAGGGGGCCGTATCCCGCGACCCGCACCCAGTAACGTCGCACCCAGTAACGTCGCAGTCAGCAACTCGCCAAGTCGCCGAGCCGAGGGTGTGAAGTAG
- a CDS encoding WD40 repeat domain-containing protein, whose amino-acid sequence MMDSAYESKVSGRGEKIMVPYRLRPNRLRAMAIAAASIVVAGESTAQDATSPITPTVTTELRVSGASMLPLQSRAYRLVGESDVRVVVTAISADPRGEFLAAAGDDHVIRILSTANFSVIHKLVGHRDLIRTLAFDPGGNKLVSAGNDGQLIVWDRNADFAVQQKMTSTPALACVRFAPDGSEMAAVGFDNEIYLIGRQKRERSVLTCECNDLRSAVYRDDSGVIAVAGRSGDLHLFDFVTGTLASEHPLHEGRIHDIVFHRSSNVAICVGDDGAATVFDTGQKKLLHRIQVTSGKLFAATVLNSQLVAVAGSDNVIRVINTDEGRVVKTLAGHKGSVSTLTASDDVLFSGSFDATLRRWPIGEMGPGEERIADADTTVGR is encoded by the coding sequence ATGATGGATTCCGCTTACGAATCAAAAGTTTCCGGCCGGGGGGAAAAAATCATGGTGCCTTACCGATTGCGTCCGAATCGTTTGCGGGCGATGGCGATCGCGGCCGCATCGATCGTCGTTGCGGGCGAATCGACTGCCCAGGATGCAACGTCGCCAATCACCCCCACGGTGACCACGGAATTGCGGGTCAGCGGTGCGTCGATGCTGCCGCTGCAAAGTCGGGCCTACCGATTGGTCGGTGAATCCGATGTTCGCGTTGTGGTGACGGCGATTTCGGCAGACCCGCGAGGCGAGTTTCTTGCTGCCGCTGGTGACGACCATGTCATCCGAATCCTCAGCACCGCAAACTTCTCCGTCATCCATAAATTGGTGGGCCACCGCGATCTAATCCGAACACTTGCGTTTGATCCCGGCGGCAACAAATTGGTGTCCGCTGGAAACGACGGGCAGCTGATCGTTTGGGATCGCAACGCCGATTTTGCCGTCCAGCAAAAAATGACCAGCACGCCCGCGTTGGCGTGCGTCCGTTTTGCACCGGATGGATCCGAGATGGCTGCCGTAGGTTTCGACAACGAAATCTATTTGATCGGGCGTCAAAAGCGAGAACGTTCGGTGCTGACCTGTGAATGCAATGACCTGCGATCGGCCGTTTACCGCGATGACAGTGGTGTGATTGCGGTCGCTGGGCGTAGCGGTGATCTGCACCTGTTTGATTTTGTCACCGGCACATTGGCCAGCGAACACCCGCTTCACGAAGGTCGCATTCACGACATCGTCTTTCATCGCAGCAGCAATGTGGCGATCTGTGTGGGTGACGATGGTGCCGCGACGGTGTTCGATACCGGACAAAAGAAGCTGTTGCACCGGATCCAGGTGACATCCGGAAAGTTATTCGCCGCCACGGTGTTGAACAGCCAACTTGTGGCCGTCGCGGGTTCCGACAACGTGATTCGCGTGATCAACACGGACGAAGGTCGAGTGGTGAAAACGTTGGCGGGGCACAAGGGCAGCGTTTCAACGTTGACGGCCAGCGACGATGTGCTGTTCTCTGGCAGCTTCGACGCAACACTGCGCCGTTGGCCGATTGGGGAAATGGGCCCTGGGGAAGAACGAATCGCCGATGCTGACACCACGGTTGGACGATAG
- a CDS encoding O-antigen ligase family protein, translating to MQVLIALFALAALVWLVPMIQHGRLMLVAMAVLGVGTVLGPAFFAVDGPIQISLDRVLWGAMFALAAIGWRMGNVRLPKLNRLDWMVVGVVGWFFIRAAMGGAVPDGSSPVARWLFYIAMPAGMYLIARLVTVQQQDIQIMMIGMVGLGLYLAVTAVFEVYGVHGLVFPRYIVDGEVWEFFGRGRGPLMNPSGNGILISIALVAAALGFVYAGRRGKLVYAVIVTVLMVGLYATLTRSAWMGGIAAIGLVAMLYSPRWVRVLGLAMVVLFGGAFVMGLKDQLVQMKRDKNLTAADAQKSMALRPLLAIVAWEMFKDRPIAGHGFGHYFAHNDPYHSQRGYDLPLEIARPYNQHNVVLSVLVDTGLVGASLFVGWLVSLMGVGWRLVREANRKPEVRCTGVMLLGTMIAYLINGMFQDVLIIPMVHMFLFYIAGVAVTVRECEMVIKVPENAKSPALRGAAANGYVSAQVPASS from the coding sequence ATGCAAGTATTGATTGCCCTGTTCGCTCTGGCCGCACTGGTCTGGTTGGTGCCGATGATTCAGCACGGACGGCTGATGTTGGTCGCCATGGCGGTGCTAGGCGTCGGAACCGTTTTGGGGCCCGCGTTCTTTGCCGTCGATGGGCCCATTCAGATCAGTTTGGATCGTGTGTTGTGGGGGGCAATGTTTGCGTTGGCCGCCATCGGTTGGCGGATGGGCAATGTCCGACTGCCGAAACTGAACCGTTTGGACTGGATGGTGGTCGGGGTGGTCGGATGGTTCTTTATCCGCGCTGCGATGGGAGGAGCGGTTCCGGACGGCAGTTCGCCGGTTGCCCGGTGGTTGTTCTATATCGCAATGCCAGCAGGCATGTACCTGATTGCCCGCTTAGTCACCGTTCAGCAGCAAGACATCCAGATCATGATGATCGGTATGGTCGGGCTAGGTTTGTACCTGGCCGTGACCGCGGTGTTCGAAGTCTATGGTGTGCATGGGTTGGTGTTCCCGCGATACATCGTCGACGGCGAAGTGTGGGAGTTCTTTGGGCGCGGCCGGGGACCATTGATGAACCCGTCTGGAAACGGGATTTTGATCAGTATCGCGCTGGTGGCTGCCGCTTTGGGATTTGTCTATGCCGGCCGACGTGGAAAGTTAGTGTATGCGGTGATCGTAACGGTTCTGATGGTCGGTCTGTACGCCACGCTGACGCGTAGTGCTTGGATGGGCGGGATCGCAGCCATCGGATTGGTGGCGATGTTGTATTCGCCGCGTTGGGTCCGTGTGCTTGGCCTCGCGATGGTGGTGCTGTTCGGTGGCGCGTTCGTGATGGGGCTGAAGGATCAACTGGTTCAGATGAAGCGAGACAAGAACCTGACCGCAGCCGATGCCCAGAAGTCGATGGCGTTGAGGCCACTGTTGGCGATCGTCGCGTGGGAGATGTTCAAAGATCGTCCGATCGCCGGGCATGGGTTCGGTCACTACTTTGCTCACAACGATCCCTACCACAGCCAACGTGGGTATGACCTGCCGCTGGAAATCGCTCGTCCCTACAACCAGCACAACGTCGTGTTGTCCGTGTTGGTTGACACCGGACTGGTCGGTGCGTCGCTGTTCGTCGGCTGGTTGGTCAGTCTGATGGGAGTCGGGTGGCGACTGGTGCGCGAGGCCAATCGGAAGCCCGAGGTGCGATGCACCGGCGTGATGTTGTTGGGGACGATGATTGCCTATCTGATCAACGGAATGTTCCAAGACGTGCTGATCATCCCTATGGTTCACATGTTCCTGTTTTACATCGCCGGGGTGGCCGTGACCGTGCGAGAATGTGAAATGGTGATCAAGGTTCCCGAGAACGCAAAGTCGCCGGCGCTGCGTGGTGCAGCGGCCAATGGCTATGTGTCGGCACAGGTCCCAGCGTCTTCTTAG
- the carA gene encoding glutamine-hydrolyzing carbamoyl-phosphate synthase small subunit → MPGVKLALEDGTVFSGESFGAVGEVTGEVVFNTSMTGYQEILTDPSYRGQIVTMTYPEIGNYGVNSADIENAVPSLSGFIVRESSRIYSNYRAEGDLDSYLKQHNIIGISGLDTRALVRHIRNAGAMRGILSTIDMDDASLVAKAKAAPSLVGRDIACEVMGKSIATWDEKLDDWTTTEIGAAAGTGGGAHVVCMDFGMKWNIPRHFASRGYKVTVVPGNTSAADIMKLNPDGVFLSNGPGDPEPLGYACDTIRELLGKTPIFGICLGHQLLSLACGAKTFKLKFGHRGANQPVMDLTTSKVEITTQNHGFAVDADSLPEELEITHRNLNDDTVAGVRHKTHPAFGVQYHPEAAAGPHDSHYLFERFQELMAATTAS, encoded by the coding sequence ATGCCTGGCGTAAAACTTGCTCTCGAAGACGGTACTGTTTTTTCGGGTGAATCCTTCGGCGCGGTCGGTGAAGTGACCGGCGAAGTCGTCTTCAACACGTCGATGACGGGGTACCAGGAAATCCTGACGGACCCCAGCTATCGTGGCCAAATCGTCACGATGACGTATCCCGAAATTGGCAACTACGGCGTCAATTCGGCTGACATCGAAAACGCGGTCCCATCGCTATCCGGATTCATCGTTCGCGAGTCCAGCCGGATCTACAGTAACTATCGGGCCGAAGGCGACCTGGACAGCTACCTGAAACAGCACAACATCATCGGGATCTCGGGGCTGGATACTCGGGCGCTTGTCCGTCATATCCGCAACGCCGGTGCGATGCGAGGCATTTTGTCGACGATCGACATGGACGACGCCAGCCTGGTCGCAAAGGCCAAAGCAGCCCCCAGCCTGGTGGGCCGCGACATCGCCTGCGAAGTGATGGGCAAATCGATTGCGACCTGGGACGAAAAGCTTGACGATTGGACCACGACCGAGATTGGCGCGGCTGCCGGAACCGGCGGTGGCGCACACGTGGTCTGCATGGACTTTGGAATGAAGTGGAACATCCCACGGCATTTCGCGTCGCGCGGCTACAAGGTCACCGTGGTGCCGGGCAATACGTCCGCCGCGGACATCATGAAATTGAACCCTGATGGCGTGTTCCTATCCAACGGACCCGGCGACCCCGAACCGCTTGGGTACGCATGCGACACCATTCGCGAACTGCTCGGGAAGACACCGATCTTCGGGATCTGCCTGGGGCATCAATTGTTGTCGCTGGCCTGTGGTGCCAAAACCTTCAAGCTGAAGTTCGGCCACCGCGGTGCCAACCAACCGGTGATGGATCTAACGACCAGCAAAGTTGAAATCACCACTCAGAACCATGGCTTCGCGGTCGATGCCGATTCGTTGCCCGAGGAACTCGAGATCACTCACCGCAACCTGAACGACGACACCGTCGCAGGGGTCCGTCACAAAACTCACCCGGCCTTCGGCGTCCAATACCACCCCGAAGCCGCCGCCGGCCCGCACGACAGCCATTATCTGTTCGAACGGTTCCAGGAATTGATGGCCGCCACAACGGCGTCCTAA
- a CDS encoding DUF2071 domain-containing protein: MAASPCAVGNSDDMVQAVIRTLGSRSQDDGSTRYQSHRTHTGQPPADFDASYRSTGETFAAQRGSLEHWLTARYCLYSSNRKGKLYRGEIDHPPWALSPASCEIRTNTMGSHLGFDFTGTPHLLHADAIDVHAWWATGCEGFGATRNRSE; encoded by the coding sequence ATGGCCGCTTCCCCGTGTGCCGTGGGTAATTCGGATGACATGGTCCAAGCTGTTATTCGCACACTGGGCAGTCGATCCCAAGATGATGGCAGCACGCGTTACCAATCCCACCGCACCCACACCGGCCAGCCGCCGGCCGACTTCGACGCCAGCTACCGCAGCACGGGCGAAACGTTCGCGGCCCAGCGCGGATCGCTAGAACATTGGTTGACCGCGCGGTATTGCCTTTACAGCAGCAATCGAAAAGGCAAACTCTATCGCGGTGAAATCGATCACCCGCCTTGGGCTTTGTCACCAGCCAGCTGCGAAATCCGAACCAATACGATGGGTTCCCACCTGGGATTCGACTTCACCGGCACCCCACACTTGCTGCATGCCGATGCGATCGACGTGCACGCTTGGTGGGCCACTGGCTGCGAAGGCTTCGGGGCCACACGCAATCGTTCCGAATGA